One Leopardus geoffroyi isolate Oge1 chromosome C1, O.geoffroyi_Oge1_pat1.0, whole genome shotgun sequence DNA segment encodes these proteins:
- the TMEM59 gene encoding transmembrane protein 59 isoform X6 has translation MECESACTEAYSQSDEQYACHLGCQNQLPFAELRQEQLMSLMPKMHLLFPLTLVRSFWSDMMDSAQSFITSSWTFYLQADDGKIVIFQSKPEIQYAPQLEQEPTNLKESSLSKMSSDLQMRSSQTHRNYLEDGESDGFLRCLSLNSGWILTTTLVLSVMVLLWICCATVATAVEQYVPSEKLSIYGDLEFVNEQKLNRYPASSLVVVRSKAEDHEEAGPLPAKVNLAHSEI, from the exons CATGTACAGAAGCATATTCCCAATCTGATGAGCAATATGCTTGCCATCTTGGTTGCCAGAATCAGCTGCCATTCGCTGAACTGAGACAAGAACAA ctcATGTCCCTGATGCCAAAAATGCATCTACTTTTCCCTCTAACTCTGGTAAGGTCATTCTGGAGCGACATGATGGACTCTGCACAGAGCTTCATAACCTCTTCCTGGACTTTCTATCTTCAAGCTGATGATGGAAAAATAGTGATATTCCAG TCTAAGCCAGAAATCCAGTATGCACCACAGTTGGAGCAAGAGCCTACAAATTTGAAAGAATCGTCGCTAAGCAAAATGTCCT CAGATCTGCAAATGAGAAGTTCTCAAACACATAGGAACTATcttgaagatggagaaagtgaTGGCTTTTTAAGATGTCTCTCTCT TAACTCTGGATGGATTTTAACCACGACTCTCGTCCTCTCGGTGATGGTACTGCTCTGGATTTGTTGTGCAACTGTTGCCACGGCTGTGGAGCAGTACGTTCCCTCTGAG AAGCTGAGTATCTATGGTGACTTGGAATTTGTGAACGAACAAAAGCTAAACAGATATCCAGCTTCCTCTCTTGTGGTTGTTAGATCTAAAGCTGAAGACCATGAAGAAGCAGGGCCTCTACCTGCAAAAGTGAATCTTGCTCATTCAGAaatctaa